From one Culex quinquefasciatus strain JHB chromosome 3, VPISU_Cqui_1.0_pri_paternal, whole genome shotgun sequence genomic stretch:
- the LOC6035844 gene encoding galactosylgalactosylxylosylprotein 3-beta-glucuronosyltransferase I, with amino-acid sequence MNQEIRIKTKHFYAVLVILGFLLIYSLSSNNGCDSDGQSSPNSEFAAAGGREAFLLNQKGPTIYAITPTYARPVQKAELTRLSQVIRLSPNVFWVLVEDADHGSELVANLLRRSGLEERSVQLFAKTPTNFKLQGKDPNWLKPRGVEQRNKALDWVRRELAANGGRERHSVVYFMDDDNTYSSELFGEMSKIERNKVGVWPVGLVGGLMVEKPVLNRDGIVLGFNSAWRPERPFPLDMAGFAISSDLLLDNPQAQFSYEVERGYQESEILRHLTIVHEMQPLANKCTDVLVWHTRTENPKLDAEKPLVKAGKRSDAGLEV; translated from the exons ATGAATCAGGAAATACGCATCAAGACGAAGCACTTTTACGCGGTGCTAGTGATATTGGGCTTTTTGTTGATCTATAGTTTAAGCTCGAATAATGGCTGTGATAGTGACGGACAGTCGTCGCCGAATTCTGAATTTGCGGCTGCCGGCGGACGAGAAGCATTCTTGCTAAACCAAAAGGGACCAACCATCTACGCCATAACGCCGACGTACGCGCGGCCCGTACAGAAAGCTGAACTAACCAG ACTATCCCAGGTCATTCGCCTCTCCCCGAACGTATTCTGGGTGTTAGTTGAAGATGCGGACCACGGCTCCGAACTGGTCGCGAACCTGCTCCGGCGGAGTGGCCTCGAGGAGCGAAGCGTTCAGTTGTTTGCGAAAACGCCCACCAATTTTAAGCTCCAGGGCAAAGATCCCAACTGGCTAAAGCCACGCGGCGTCGAGCAGCGCAACAAAGCACTGGACTGGGTACGTCGCGAGCTGGCGGCAAACGGTGGCCGTGAACGGCACAGTGTCGTCTACTTCATGGACGACGACAACACGTACAGCTCAGAGCTGTTCGGCGAAATGTCCAAGATCGAGCGGAACAAG GTCGGCGTCTGGCCCGTCGGGCTCGTGGGTGGGCTAATGGTGGAGAAACCGGTGCTAAACCGGGACGGAATCGTGCTCGGGTTCAACAGTGCCTGGCGCCCGGAACGTCCCTTCCCGCTCGACATGGCCGGCTTCGCCATCAGTTCCGACTTGCTGCTGGACAACCCGCAGGCCCAGTTCAGCTACGAGGTCGAGCGTGGCTACCAGGAGAGTGAAATCCTGCGCCATTTGACGATCGTGCACGAGATGCAACCGCTGGCCAACAAGTGCACGGACGTGCTGGTGTGGCACACTCGCACCGAAAATCCTAAGCTAGACGCGGAAAAGCCGTTGGTGAAGGCGGGAAAACGATCGGACGCGGGGTTGGAGGTGTAA